The Microbacterium sp. LWH7-1.2 genome window below encodes:
- a CDS encoding DUF4259 domain-containing protein, whose product MGTWSGEPFGNDVAADFAWELDEQKRWNVVRDALREALRSKELLDADTACIAIAAAEVVAHGLGRPTQTDAYTESVEAFVGRARKPSGRLTKAALRAVAIASSPEGELAELWAEGDAQEWHDANSRLVSALTRM is encoded by the coding sequence ATGGGGACTTGGAGTGGTGAACCGTTCGGCAACGATGTGGCTGCCGACTTCGCGTGGGAGCTCGATGAACAGAAGCGTTGGAATGTCGTGAGGGATGCGCTCCGTGAGGCGCTGCGGAGTAAGGAATTACTCGACGCCGACACCGCGTGCATCGCAATTGCGGCCGCCGAGGTCGTTGCCCACGGCCTCGGCCGCCCTACGCAGACCGACGCCTACACCGAGAGCGTTGAAGCGTTTGTCGGCCGGGCCCGCAAACCTTCGGGGCGACTAACGAAGGCTGCTTTGCGGGCTGTCGCCATCGCAAGTTCGCCGGAGGGAGAACTTGCTGAGCTTTGGGCCGAGGGTGACGCGCAGGAGTGGCACGACGCGAACTCGCGCCTCGTATCCGCGCTCACACGGATGTAG
- a CDS encoding BTAD domain-containing putative transcriptional regulator — protein MAALTVRRGGPLSAASLAAALWGDDPPASWTHIVPGCIMRLRRLIAPAQIETTPHGYRLVPEHVEVDAERFERLVERGTQQLELGEPERAAHTFSEALALWRGEPFVELPDWEPAQIAAGRLAEMLLGVEELLLDARLQAGEVQDVAALARARVAEAPLRERRWVILGVAQYRQGRQADALDTVRRARGLLAAELGLDPCAELAALEQAILRQDPSLLSDQVFRAASPDCPYFGLPPAGVGDAERYFGREQELAGAVRVLEQHGVLLVAGSSGVGKSSFVRAGIGAQFNTRGVPAAIVTPGEHPIDALRDLDLPVGGSLLIVDQCEQAFAADDPAEIREFFDALSQMVFRGMLVVAIRADRLGDLAEHQGFAQIIQSHMLMLTTLSPDGLRTVIEEPAEQAGLILEPGLVEILLRDADGRTLPLLSHALRQVWSRREGRVMTVEAYRASGEIDGAVAKTAEEVFAALSPDGERLLRDILLRLVEASTDGAVVARRVERTRIAIDDAHARIIDQLVDARLLTTDQDSVQLSHEALAREWPRLKDWLADDVEGQRIMRHLGAAAGAWESMARPASELYRGGRLTTAQHWREAVDPALTAVEQEFLDASSANETAALAAAQNQLRKERRMVRRLSWVSAGAAVLAIATVTASLIAGVQANLAAERDTVAEARRVAALALEEPDFDRALLLAVEAIGLWDDSEARVNLVRVISRAPRLTSIIRMPEDGVVPLSMSLAEDGARASVIDSDHDVRLFDLDDRSQLTEYSPFFKTVGTSAIDPITGSVAFSETSDTCTEVRCDFRRIATLSVGDAGRSGVTTYKGLGRTAADVEYSADGSLFAALAASTGLQSPGRVAIWRAGGGDPVLLDLNVSGFDPQRGLEAGAVKFSPDGSRLYASGFGPTIVIDTASGEELRRIPGNGILAVSPDGHRIAVRDGSLAVRIVDPSGVAPPTTVPLSFFPSVADFSPDSHQLAIAADNVVVVASTGTGVIAEMLRDHDGAVIAVEFRTNGELVTAGADGAIITWDLGDWSASFRTEQFDRPNASVELDERTVALEKSDGTTQVTVANPAEWEERACQVAGRVLTEQEWGELLGARPYSPACRE, from the coding sequence ATGGCTGCGCTCACGGTTCGCCGGGGTGGGCCATTGTCCGCAGCATCCCTCGCAGCGGCGCTGTGGGGTGACGATCCGCCGGCTTCCTGGACGCATATCGTCCCGGGGTGCATCATGCGATTGCGGCGGCTTATCGCACCGGCCCAGATCGAGACCACTCCGCACGGCTACCGACTCGTCCCAGAGCACGTCGAGGTCGACGCCGAGCGGTTCGAGCGACTCGTCGAGCGGGGTACGCAGCAGTTGGAGCTGGGTGAGCCCGAACGCGCCGCGCACACGTTCTCGGAGGCGCTCGCGCTGTGGCGTGGCGAGCCCTTCGTCGAGCTCCCCGACTGGGAACCGGCCCAGATCGCGGCGGGTCGCCTGGCCGAGATGCTTCTCGGCGTCGAGGAGCTGCTCCTAGACGCACGGCTTCAGGCGGGCGAGGTTCAAGACGTCGCCGCGCTGGCGCGCGCCCGTGTCGCCGAGGCACCGCTGCGCGAGCGCCGTTGGGTGATCCTTGGCGTGGCGCAGTATCGTCAGGGTCGGCAAGCGGACGCGCTCGACACGGTGCGCCGCGCCCGGGGGCTGCTTGCAGCGGAACTCGGCCTCGACCCGTGTGCCGAGCTCGCGGCGCTGGAGCAGGCCATCCTCCGCCAAGATCCCTCGCTGCTGTCCGACCAGGTGTTCCGAGCCGCGAGCCCCGACTGTCCCTACTTCGGACTGCCCCCCGCGGGGGTGGGCGACGCAGAACGGTACTTCGGTCGCGAGCAGGAACTCGCCGGCGCAGTGCGGGTGCTCGAGCAGCACGGCGTGCTACTCGTCGCCGGCTCATCGGGGGTCGGCAAGTCCTCGTTCGTCAGGGCCGGGATCGGTGCGCAGTTCAATACGCGCGGAGTCCCGGCCGCGATCGTGACTCCGGGCGAGCATCCGATCGACGCTCTGCGCGACCTCGATCTCCCGGTCGGAGGGTCGCTGCTCATCGTGGATCAGTGCGAACAGGCATTCGCCGCGGATGACCCCGCCGAGATCCGTGAGTTCTTCGACGCGCTGTCGCAGATGGTGTTCCGCGGCATGCTCGTCGTCGCGATCCGTGCGGACCGGCTCGGAGACCTGGCCGAGCACCAAGGATTCGCACAGATCATCCAGTCTCACATGCTGATGCTCACCACGCTGAGCCCCGACGGACTGCGGACCGTGATCGAAGAGCCCGCAGAGCAGGCCGGGCTCATCCTGGAGCCGGGCCTGGTGGAGATCCTCCTCCGCGACGCCGACGGGCGAACACTGCCGCTGCTCTCCCACGCCCTGCGTCAAGTGTGGTCACGTCGTGAGGGCCGCGTCATGACCGTCGAGGCGTACCGGGCATCCGGCGAGATCGACGGTGCCGTCGCGAAGACCGCAGAGGAGGTGTTCGCCGCGCTCTCGCCGGACGGCGAGCGGCTGTTGCGCGACATCCTCCTCCGTCTGGTCGAGGCCTCCACGGACGGCGCGGTCGTCGCTCGCCGGGTGGAGCGTACCCGGATCGCGATCGACGACGCCCATGCGCGGATCATCGATCAGCTGGTCGACGCGCGGCTGCTCACCACCGATCAGGATTCCGTGCAGCTCTCGCACGAAGCGCTCGCCCGGGAGTGGCCCCGGCTCAAGGACTGGCTCGCCGATGACGTCGAAGGCCAGCGAATCATGAGACACCTCGGTGCCGCAGCTGGCGCCTGGGAATCCATGGCACGCCCCGCGAGCGAGCTCTATCGCGGCGGCCGACTGACGACGGCCCAACACTGGAGGGAGGCGGTCGATCCCGCACTCACCGCAGTCGAACAAGAGTTCCTCGATGCCTCCTCGGCGAATGAGACCGCGGCACTCGCGGCCGCGCAGAATCAGCTGCGCAAAGAGCGCCGAATGGTGCGGCGACTATCCTGGGTATCCGCCGGCGCAGCGGTTCTCGCGATCGCCACGGTTACGGCGAGCCTCATCGCGGGAGTCCAGGCGAACCTCGCAGCGGAGCGTGACACGGTCGCCGAGGCACGGCGCGTCGCCGCACTCGCGCTCGAGGAACCGGACTTCGACCGCGCGCTGCTGCTCGCCGTCGAAGCGATCGGGCTCTGGGACGATTCCGAGGCACGCGTCAACCTGGTACGCGTCATCTCACGAGCACCCCGACTGACGAGCATCATCCGGATGCCGGAGGACGGAGTGGTCCCATTGAGTATGTCGCTCGCGGAGGACGGGGCTCGGGCATCGGTGATCGACAGCGACCACGATGTGCGCCTGTTCGATCTCGACGACCGATCGCAGCTCACTGAATACTCGCCGTTCTTCAAAACAGTGGGAACGTCGGCGATAGACCCCATCACTGGGTCCGTCGCGTTCAGCGAGACATCCGACACCTGCACCGAGGTCCGCTGCGACTTCCGCCGGATAGCAACCCTTTCCGTCGGCGACGCGGGCCGCTCGGGCGTGACGACCTACAAGGGCCTCGGTAGGACGGCGGCAGACGTCGAGTACTCGGCGGACGGCTCCCTCTTCGCAGCCCTTGCCGCGTCCACGGGACTCCAGTCGCCCGGGCGCGTCGCCATCTGGCGAGCCGGCGGGGGAGATCCCGTGCTCCTGGATCTGAATGTCAGCGGATTCGATCCACAGCGCGGCTTGGAGGCCGGAGCGGTGAAGTTCTCGCCGGACGGCTCGCGACTGTACGCCAGCGGATTCGGCCCGACCATCGTGATCGACACGGCGTCAGGCGAGGAGCTGCGTCGCATCCCCGGAAACGGGATACTCGCGGTCAGTCCGGACGGCCATCGGATCGCCGTGAGAGATGGCTCGTTGGCGGTGCGCATCGTCGACCCCTCCGGGGTAGCACCACCCACCACCGTCCCGCTCTCATTCTTTCCCTCAGTGGCCGACTTCAGCCCCGACAGCCATCAACTCGCCATCGCCGCCGACAACGTCGTCGTGGTCGCGAGCACCGGCACGGGCGTCATCGCCGAGATGCTCCGCGACCATGACGGCGCGGTGATCGCAGTCGAGTTCCGGACCAACGGCGAGCTGGTCACAGCCGGTGCAGACGGCGCGATCATCACGTGGGATCTCGGCGACTGGTCGGCTAGTTTCCGCACCGAACAGTTCGACCGGCCGAACGCATCCGTCGAGCTCGATGAACGAACCGTTGCACTCGAGAAGTCAGACGGGACCACGCAGGTCACCGTCGCCAACCCCGCGGAATGGGAGGAACGCGCGTGTCAGGTCGCGGGACGAGTGCTGACCGAGCAGGAGTGGGGAGAGCTCCTCGGGGCTCGGCCGTACTCCCCGGCATGCCGCGAATGA
- a CDS encoding nuclease-related domain-containing protein produces the protein MTTRDPTEQFGSTPAAAVIAACLQTQSSVPTRSGVSRLFGRSPLSDDSRPWYLGALGELQVAQQLAKLGAGWTVLHSVPIGERGSDIDHVVIGTAGVFTIDTKFHEDARIWVGSKRLLVSGQKTDHLRNSRFEAQRVTRALTAITGLPIDTRPVIVLVGIRSITIRERPADVAVLRDTELVRWLNRCPTTLDADVRERLTIALGQRDHWAAPSVQAPEVDIQAFAALRHEVDSARRARALWVMTIMAGSVAVAATLAVNAYSSLLRG, from the coding sequence ATGACGACGAGAGACCCGACGGAACAGTTCGGAAGCACTCCTGCCGCTGCGGTGATCGCCGCCTGCCTACAGACCCAGTCCAGCGTTCCCACGCGATCAGGTGTCTCGCGTCTGTTCGGTCGATCGCCGCTCTCGGACGACTCGCGCCCCTGGTACCTCGGTGCACTCGGCGAACTGCAAGTCGCGCAACAGTTGGCCAAGCTCGGGGCCGGGTGGACCGTCCTGCACTCCGTCCCGATCGGAGAGCGTGGAAGCGATATCGATCACGTCGTCATCGGCACAGCGGGCGTCTTCACGATCGACACGAAGTTCCACGAGGATGCCCGCATCTGGGTCGGCAGCAAGCGACTGCTCGTCAGCGGCCAGAAGACCGACCACCTCCGCAACTCCCGGTTCGAGGCGCAGCGCGTCACACGAGCACTCACGGCGATCACGGGACTGCCGATCGACACTCGACCCGTAATCGTTCTGGTCGGGATCCGCAGCATCACAATTCGGGAGCGACCCGCAGACGTGGCGGTACTCCGTGACACTGAATTGGTCCGCTGGCTCAATCGCTGCCCCACCACACTCGATGCGGACGTGCGGGAGCGCCTCACCATCGCGTTGGGACAGCGGGATCACTGGGCTGCACCCTCTGTCCAGGCGCCAGAGGTCGACATTCAAGCGTTTGCCGCGCTTCGCCACGAGGTCGATAGCGCGCGTCGTGCGCGTGCGCTGTGGGTGATGACCATAATGGCCGGCTCCGTGGCAGTCGCCGCCACGCTCGCGGTCAACGCCTACTCATCGCTCCTCCGCGGATAG
- a CDS encoding pyruvate, water dikinase regulatory protein, which yields MTDGRAASSRRSAYFVSDSTGITAETLGNALLANFPGFAFVRHTVPFVDTPDGAANVVRDIARDADAGLAPIVFTTTKDAAVSRTLAAAPATIIDLLGGHLTELECALGTTASEQLGQFHTLGDTTQYFARMRAVEYAIEHDDGQSSRALDIADVIIVAPSRCGKTPTTMYLALQYGLLVANYPLTDEDFPTDGLPRLVAPYAARCFGITTTPLRLSQVRHERRPDSRYSSLAQCTLELRRAEDLYRRNRVPFLNSSTKSVEEMSAVILQTLRLRA from the coding sequence ATGACCGATGGACGAGCCGCGTCCTCGCGTCGCTCGGCGTACTTCGTCTCCGACAGCACGGGCATCACGGCCGAAACCTTGGGCAACGCCCTGCTGGCGAACTTCCCGGGCTTCGCCTTCGTCCGGCACACCGTCCCGTTCGTCGACACTCCGGACGGCGCGGCGAACGTGGTGCGCGACATCGCGCGCGACGCCGACGCGGGTCTCGCTCCGATCGTCTTCACAACGACCAAAGATGCCGCGGTCAGCCGCACGCTCGCGGCCGCACCCGCCACCATCATCGATCTGCTCGGCGGGCACCTCACGGAGCTGGAGTGTGCGCTGGGGACGACAGCATCCGAGCAGCTCGGCCAGTTCCACACGCTCGGCGACACGACGCAGTACTTCGCCCGCATGCGGGCCGTCGAGTACGCGATCGAGCACGACGACGGGCAGAGCTCGCGGGCGCTCGACATCGCGGACGTGATCATCGTCGCGCCGAGCCGTTGCGGCAAGACGCCGACCACGATGTACCTCGCCCTCCAGTACGGACTCCTCGTCGCGAACTACCCGCTGACCGACGAGGACTTCCCGACCGACGGGCTGCCGCGCCTCGTCGCCCCCTACGCCGCGCGCTGCTTCGGCATCACGACCACGCCGCTGCGCCTGAGCCAGGTGCGGCACGAGCGCCGACCGGACTCGCGCTATTCGAGCCTCGCGCAGTGCACCCTCGAACTCCGCCGGGCCGAGGACCTCTATCGACGCAACCGCGTGCCGTTCCTCAACTCCTCGACGAAGAGCGTCGAGGAGATGTCCGCCGTGATCCTGCAAACCCTCAGACTCCGCGCGTGA
- the ppsA gene encoding phosphoenolpyruvate synthase: MSSILWFHELSMTDLPQVGGKNASLGEMVSNLSHLGVRVPGGFATTADAYRDFLAHEDLRGRIRDAIAGLDVDDVTRLTHVGTEIRSWIEEHPLPEALERDIRSAFDSLVSTDAEPETVTWAVRSSATAEDLPDASFAGQQETFLNVGGIDNVLTAIRQVYASLYNDRAIAYRAHHGFDHDEVALSAGVQRMVRSDVGASGVMFTVDTESGFDGAVFVTSSYGLGEAVVQGAVNPDEFYVSKPALRAGRPAVLKRSVGEKAIAMRYTDSREAGSSTAFVDVPHAERIHFSITDAELEELARHALVIEEHYGRPMDIEWGKDGVDGNLYILQARPETVVSRTSANVIRRFRLHERGTVVTAGRAIGQRIGAGPVRVLTDIAQMAEFQTGDVLVADMTDPDWEPIMKRAAAIVTNRGGRTCHAAIIARELGIPAVVGAGDATRTLRDGQAITVSCAEGDTGFVYDGILDFAEEETYLDRMPEAPVKIMMNVGTPDQAFSFSRLPHRGVGLARLEFIINRQIGIHPRALLEHDTLPAGLRDEVDERIAAYPSPRDYFVQRVVEGVATIAAAFHPEPVIVRMSDFKSNEYANLIGGELYEPHEENPMLGYRGASRYISPDFRECFDMECEALKFVRDEMGLANVQIMVPFVRTVAEGHSVAELLAQNGLRRGENDLKVVMMCELPTNALLADDYLEFFDGFSIGSNDMTQLTLGLDRDSALVASTFDERDPAVLKLLSMAIEACRRQGKYIGICGQGPSDHPDLAAWLVDQGIESVSLNPDTVVDTWLRLAGGAPIGLPADGSAV; encoded by the coding sequence ATGAGCAGCATCCTCTGGTTCCACGAACTCAGCATGACCGACCTGCCTCAGGTGGGCGGCAAGAACGCGTCACTCGGCGAGATGGTCTCGAACCTCTCGCATCTCGGCGTGCGAGTGCCCGGCGGCTTCGCGACGACCGCCGACGCGTATCGCGACTTCCTCGCGCACGAAGACCTGCGCGGGCGCATCCGCGACGCGATCGCGGGCCTGGACGTCGACGACGTGACCCGGCTCACGCACGTGGGCACCGAGATCCGGTCATGGATCGAGGAGCACCCGCTCCCCGAGGCCCTCGAGCGCGACATCCGCTCCGCTTTCGACAGCCTGGTGTCCACGGATGCCGAGCCCGAGACCGTCACGTGGGCGGTGCGCTCCTCGGCGACGGCCGAGGACCTTCCGGACGCGTCGTTCGCCGGCCAGCAGGAGACGTTCCTCAACGTCGGCGGCATCGACAACGTGCTCACCGCGATCCGGCAGGTCTACGCCTCGCTCTACAACGACCGCGCGATCGCGTACCGCGCGCACCACGGCTTCGACCACGACGAGGTCGCGCTCTCCGCAGGTGTGCAGCGGATGGTGCGGTCGGATGTCGGCGCCTCCGGCGTCATGTTCACGGTCGACACCGAGTCCGGGTTCGACGGCGCCGTCTTCGTGACGAGCTCGTACGGGCTCGGCGAAGCCGTCGTGCAGGGCGCCGTGAACCCTGACGAGTTCTACGTCTCCAAGCCCGCGCTGCGCGCCGGCCGGCCCGCGGTCCTCAAGCGCTCCGTCGGCGAGAAGGCCATCGCGATGCGATACACCGACAGTCGCGAGGCCGGTTCGAGCACCGCGTTCGTCGATGTCCCGCATGCGGAGCGCATTCATTTCTCCATCACCGATGCCGAGCTCGAGGAGCTCGCGCGCCACGCGCTCGTGATCGAGGAGCACTACGGCCGCCCGATGGACATCGAGTGGGGCAAGGACGGCGTCGACGGCAACCTATACATCCTCCAGGCCCGTCCCGAGACCGTCGTCTCGCGCACGTCCGCGAATGTCATCCGCCGGTTCCGGCTGCACGAGCGCGGTACGGTCGTCACGGCGGGCCGCGCGATCGGGCAGCGGATCGGCGCGGGCCCCGTGCGCGTGCTCACCGATATCGCGCAGATGGCCGAGTTCCAGACCGGCGATGTGCTTGTCGCCGACATGACCGATCCAGACTGGGAGCCGATCATGAAGCGCGCCGCGGCGATCGTCACCAATCGCGGCGGCCGCACATGTCACGCCGCGATCATCGCGCGCGAGCTCGGCATCCCTGCCGTCGTCGGTGCGGGCGACGCGACCCGCACCCTGCGCGACGGCCAGGCCATCACCGTTTCGTGCGCCGAGGGCGACACCGGCTTCGTGTACGACGGGATCCTCGACTTCGCCGAGGAGGAAACGTACCTGGATCGGATGCCGGAGGCTCCGGTCAAGATCATGATGAACGTCGGTACCCCCGACCAGGCCTTCTCGTTCTCGCGCCTCCCCCACCGCGGCGTCGGGCTGGCGCGCCTGGAGTTCATCATCAACCGGCAGATCGGCATCCACCCCCGCGCGCTCCTGGAGCACGACACGCTGCCCGCCGGGCTGCGCGACGAGGTCGACGAGCGCATCGCGGCGTACCCGTCGCCGCGCGACTACTTCGTGCAGCGCGTCGTCGAGGGCGTCGCGACGATCGCGGCGGCGTTCCATCCTGAGCCGGTAATCGTGCGGATGAGCGACTTCAAGTCGAACGAGTACGCCAACCTGATCGGCGGCGAGCTGTACGAGCCGCACGAGGAGAACCCCATGCTCGGCTACCGCGGCGCCTCGCGGTACATCTCGCCCGACTTCCGCGAGTGCTTCGACATGGAGTGCGAGGCGCTGAAGTTCGTGCGCGACGAGATGGGGCTCGCGAACGTCCAGATCATGGTGCCGTTTGTGCGCACCGTGGCCGAAGGTCACTCAGTCGCCGAACTCCTCGCGCAGAACGGGCTGCGCCGTGGCGAGAACGACCTCAAGGTCGTGATGATGTGTGAACTACCGACCAACGCGCTGCTCGCCGACGACTACCTTGAGTTCTTCGACGGATTCTCGATCGGCTCGAACGACATGACGCAGCTGACCCTCGGCCTGGACCGCGACAGCGCCCTCGTGGCGAGCACGTTCGACGAACGCGACCCGGCAGTGCTCAAGCTCCTGTCGATGGCGATCGAAGCCTGCCGCCGGCAGGGCAAGTACATCGGCATCTGCGGCCAGGGCCCAAGCGACCACCCCGACCTCGCCGCATGGCTCGTCGACCAGGGCATCGAGTCGGTGTCGCTCAACCCCGACACCGTCGTCGACACGTGGCTCCGGCTCGCCGGCGGCGCACCAATCGGACTGCCGGCCGACGGGAGCGCCGTGTGA
- a CDS encoding ribbon-helix-helix protein, CopG family — protein sequence MHCAKAWSESEQITAWANEAEAGYDVDALKRRGRGRPGRGAEPAQVVALRLTADELAALDARAAREHKSRSELIREAIAAYAA from the coding sequence ATTCACTGCGCGAAAGCCTGGAGTGAGTCCGAGCAGATCACGGCATGGGCAAACGAGGCCGAAGCCGGCTACGACGTAGACGCTCTCAAGCGCCGCGGACGCGGACGCCCAGGGCGGGGAGCGGAGCCCGCACAAGTGGTCGCGCTCCGTCTGACCGCCGACGAACTCGCCGCCCTTGACGCCCGTGCCGCCCGAGAACACAAGTCACGATCGGAGTTGATCCGCGAGGCGATCGCCGCGTACGCGGCGTGA
- a CDS encoding toxin produces the protein MNIHDAALKDGIAPDDIRQAASWPLWIEDLDEDSPARQLRLGFDTQGRLLETVVLVFDSGNELVIHAMKARPKMLNLLP, from the coding sequence GTGAACATCCACGACGCCGCCCTCAAGGACGGAATCGCGCCAGACGACATCCGGCAAGCGGCCTCCTGGCCACTATGGATTGAAGACCTCGACGAAGACTCTCCCGCGCGCCAGCTGCGACTCGGCTTCGACACACAAGGGCGCCTGCTCGAGACCGTCGTCCTCGTCTTCGACAGCGGCAACGAGCTCGTGATCCACGCCATGAAGGCGCGCCCAAAGATGCTCAACCTCCTGCCCTGA